Below is a window of Isachenkonia alkalipeptolytica DNA.
TAATCTTTTAGGAAAAGTGGACCAGTTGATTATCGGTGGAGGTATGGCCTATACTTTCCTAAAGGCGAAGGGCTATGATGTGGGTAAATCTTTGTTGGAAGAAGACAAAATTATCCTCGCTAAAGAGCTTATGCAGAAAGCCAAAAGCGAAGGAGTCGACTTGATTCTTCCTGTGGACACTATTGTAGCAAGGGAATTTGATAATGATGCTGAACATTGGACCGTAGAGGTAGAATCTATCCCTGAAGATACTATGGGGTTGGATATCGGAAAGGCATCTATCGAGCTGTTTGATGATACAATCCAAAAGGCCAGTACAATTATTTGGAACGGCCCGATGGGGGTCTTTGAAATGAGCAGTTTCGAAAAGGGAACTAAAGCTATGGCAAAAAGCTTATCCAATAGCCACGGAGTAACGATCATCGGGGGTGGCGACAGTGCAGCGGCGGTAGAAAAATTTGGTTTTGCAGATCAAATGAATCATATATCCACCGGCGGCGGAGCTTCTCTAGAGCTTTTGGAAGGAAAAATTTTACCGGGAATAGACAGCATTGAAGATCGATAAATAAAATGCCTCAGCAAAGGAGTCGTGATGGAATAATGAGAATACCGATTATTGCAGGAAACTGGAAAATGAATAAAAATAAAAAGGATACGAAGAAGTTTATTGAGGACTTTGAAGCCTTAATCGGAGATACCGAGGTGGAAGTGGTTATATGTCCACCCTTTACCTCCTTAGACTCCGCCTCCCAAATGCTCAAAAATTCTTCCGTAAAATTAGGTGCTCAAAATATGAGTTGGGAAGACCATGGGGCATTCACCGGCGAAGTTTCTCCGGAGATGTTATTGGAGCAACAAGTGGAGTTTGTAATTATAGGTCACTCGGAAAGACGGCAGATATTTAGTGAAACCGATGATCGAATCAACAAAAAAGTTCTTAAGGCTTTAGAAAAAGAACTGCGTCCGATTTTGTGTGTGGGAGAGACGTTAGAGGAAAGAGAAGGAGAAAAAGCCTTTGAGGTTGTTAAAAATCAACTGGTTCAAGGACTTAAAAATATCAGCGGCGAGGATGCTTCGAAGGTCGTTGTAGCCTATGAGCCGGTGTGGGCAATCGGGACAGGCAAAACTGCTACCCCGGAAGATGCCAATGAAATGGCAGCGTTTATTCGAAATACTATTAAAGAACTTTACACGGAAGAGATCTCCGAGGAAATGATCATTCAATATGGAGGCAGTGTGAAACCCGGGAATGTGGAAGAAATCATGAACCAGACGGATATTGACGGAGCCTTGGTTGGAGGCGCCAGTCTTGAAGCAAAGGATTTTATTGAGATTGTGAACTTTTAGAAAGTGGGGTTTTTTATGAAAAAACCAGTAATGCTAATGATCCTGGACGGTTTAGGATTAAGAGATGAAATAGAGGGTAATGGAGTAAAACAGGCGGATATGAAAAATCTGCAGTATTATATGAGTAATTATCCAAACACCATTTTAAAGGCCAGCGGAGAGGCGGTAGGTCTTCCGGAAGGACAAATGGGAAACTCGGAAGTAGGACACTTAAATATCGGTGCCGGACGGGTTGTTTATCAGGAACTGACCAGGATTTCCAAGGATATACGGGAGGATCAACTGAAAGATAACCCAAGGCTTAAAGACTTGATTACTCATGTGAAAAGCAAGGGGCAAAAACTTCATCTTCTGGGTCTACTATCCGATGGCGGAGTCCATAGTCATAACAAACATTTATATGAGCTATTGAAAATTGCCAAAGAACAGGGATTGAAAAAAGTATATATTCATTGTTTTCTTGACGGCAGGGATACTCCGCCGAAAAGTGCAAAGGACTATATCCGGGAGTTAGAAGAAAAAATTCAAGAAATCGGCGTCGGAGAAATTGCCACTGTAGCCGGCAGATATTATGCAATGGATCGTGACCTTCGATGGGAACGTACGGAAAGAGCTTATCAAGCTTTAGTTTACGGCGTCGGGAAAAATGTGGAAGATCCCGAAAACGCCGTAATAGAGGCCTATGAGGAAGGGATTACCGATGAGTTTATGCATCCTCTGGTGGTTTCCAATATTGATGGGACCATAGAAAAAAATGATGGGTTGCTGTTTTTTAATTTCCGGGCAGATCGGGTAAGACAAATGACTCGGGCCCTTACGGAAGACCAATTCAATGAGTTTCCTGTAGCAAAGGATTTAAATTTACACTATGTAACCATGACCCAGTACGATAAAAACTTTGCTTCGGTACCGGTGCTATATCCTCCGGCGAAACTAGATAATACCCTAGGAGAATACTTAAGTCGCCATAACTTAGCTCAGTTACGTATCGCCGAAACTGAAAAGTATGCTCATGTAACCTATTTTTTCAACGGGGGAGTGGAAAAGGAAAACCCGAAGGAAGACCGAGTTATGATTCCTTCGCCAAAAGTTGCGACCTATGATATGAATCCTGAAATGAGTGCTGAGGCAGTAACGAATAAGCTGTTGGAGAAGCTTGAAAACAACCCTTATGACTTTATTGTGATTAATTATGCAAATCCGGATATGGTCGGTCATACAGGGGATATGCAGGCTTTGATTAAAGCTTTAAAAACCGTGGACAGAGAAATGTATCGGATTGTTCAAAGGGTACTGGAAATAGAGGGTACGGTTCTGATGACAGCGGATCATGGAAATGCGGAAGAAATGTATGACTATAAAGAGCAAAAACCCGTAACAGCCCACACCACAAACAATGTACCGCTGATTCTAATTCAGAATCATCCAAAACATCTCAATGATTTTGGGAGTCTTTGTGATCTAGCACCCACAATACTAGAACTTTTAGAATTATCAAAACCTCCTGAAATGAAAGGGAGTAGCCTTATAAGAAAATAATTGACTCATTCAACAACCAAATATAACCAGGATGAGAAAGGAGATTTATATGGATACTATTACACAGATCTACGCAAGAGAAGTATTTGACTCAAGAGGGAATCCGACCATCGAGGTGGAAGTGGAATTGGAAAGCGGCGGAAGAGGTCTTGGAATTGTTCCTTCTGGAGCCTCCACAGGAGCTTTTGAAGCCGTAGAATTACGGGATGGAGATAGCAACCGCCTTTTTGGAAAAGGAGTATTGCAAGCGGTTGAAAATGTAAATCAAGTGATTGCTCCGGAACTGATCGGTCTCAACGGATTAGATCAGCAAATGATTGATGAGACCATGATTGCTTTAGATGGAACAGAGAACAAAGGAAAGTTGGGAGCAAATGCAATACTCGGAGTATCCATTGCAACGGCTAAAGCGGCAGCGGATACATTAGGCCTACCCTTATACAAATACCTGGGTGGTGTAAATGCCAAGGACTTGCCAGTTCCGATGTTAAACATCTTAAATGGAGGGGCTCATGCGGACAACAACGTAGATATTCAAGAGTTTATGATTATGCCCGTGGGGGCGGATTCATTTAAAGAAGGCATGGTTCAGTGTGTAGAGATTTATCACACATTGAAAAAAGTATTGCAAAAAGAAAATCTGGCCACGGGAGTTGGTGATGAGGGGGGCTTTGCGCCGAACCTTTCCTCTAATGAAGAGGCTTTACAAATTATCATTCGAGCCATTGAAAAAGCAGGATACACGCCGGGGACGGACATTAAACTTGCCTTAGATGTTGCTGCTACAGAGATTTATGATGGAGAAACGAAGGTTTATAAGCTTGCCAGTGAAGGTGTAGAAAAGACCGCAAAAGAGATGGTGGATTACTATGAAGAACTGGTAGAGAAGTATCCGATTATTTCCATAGAAGACGGTCTAGATGAAGAAGACTGGGAAGGTTGGAAAGAACTTACGGATCGGTTAGGACATAAAATTCAAATTGTGGGGGACGATCTTTTCGTTACCAATACCCAAAGATTGAAAAAGGGGATTGACGGTAAGATTGCTAATTCCATCTTAATCAAGTTGAATCAAATCGGAACTATTACTGAAACCTTGGATGCTATTGAAATGGCAAAAAGAGCGGGATATACCAATGTGATTTCTCATCGGTCCGGAGAAACTGAAGATTCTTTTATCGCTGATGTAGCCGTTGCCACAAATGCGGGACAAATTAAAACCGGAGCCCCTGCAAGAACAGACAGGGTTGCAAAATATAACCAATTGCTTCGAATAGAACACCAACTAAAAGGCAGAGGAAAGTATCGAGGGGAAGAAACTTTCTATAATATTAAATAACAACCATATTAAATTTATATAATACAAAGCTTATTGAAGTAATACAAAAAACTAATCTCTATTATAAGGGGTTAGTTTTTTATTGGAATTTCTT
It encodes the following:
- the tpiA gene encoding triose-phosphate isomerase is translated as MRIPIIAGNWKMNKNKKDTKKFIEDFEALIGDTEVEVVICPPFTSLDSASQMLKNSSVKLGAQNMSWEDHGAFTGEVSPEMLLEQQVEFVIIGHSERRQIFSETDDRINKKVLKALEKELRPILCVGETLEEREGEKAFEVVKNQLVQGLKNISGEDASKVVVAYEPVWAIGTGKTATPEDANEMAAFIRNTIKELYTEEISEEMIIQYGGSVKPGNVEEIMNQTDIDGALVGGASLEAKDFIEIVNF
- the gpmI gene encoding 2,3-bisphosphoglycerate-independent phosphoglycerate mutase; its protein translation is MKKPVMLMILDGLGLRDEIEGNGVKQADMKNLQYYMSNYPNTILKASGEAVGLPEGQMGNSEVGHLNIGAGRVVYQELTRISKDIREDQLKDNPRLKDLITHVKSKGQKLHLLGLLSDGGVHSHNKHLYELLKIAKEQGLKKVYIHCFLDGRDTPPKSAKDYIRELEEKIQEIGVGEIATVAGRYYAMDRDLRWERTERAYQALVYGVGKNVEDPENAVIEAYEEGITDEFMHPLVVSNIDGTIEKNDGLLFFNFRADRVRQMTRALTEDQFNEFPVAKDLNLHYVTMTQYDKNFASVPVLYPPAKLDNTLGEYLSRHNLAQLRIAETEKYAHVTYFFNGGVEKENPKEDRVMIPSPKVATYDMNPEMSAEAVTNKLLEKLENNPYDFIVINYANPDMVGHTGDMQALIKALKTVDREMYRIVQRVLEIEGTVLMTADHGNAEEMYDYKEQKPVTAHTTNNVPLILIQNHPKHLNDFGSLCDLAPTILELLELSKPPEMKGSSLIRK
- the eno gene encoding phosphopyruvate hydratase; protein product: MDTITQIYAREVFDSRGNPTIEVEVELESGGRGLGIVPSGASTGAFEAVELRDGDSNRLFGKGVLQAVENVNQVIAPELIGLNGLDQQMIDETMIALDGTENKGKLGANAILGVSIATAKAAADTLGLPLYKYLGGVNAKDLPVPMLNILNGGAHADNNVDIQEFMIMPVGADSFKEGMVQCVEIYHTLKKVLQKENLATGVGDEGGFAPNLSSNEEALQIIIRAIEKAGYTPGTDIKLALDVAATEIYDGETKVYKLASEGVEKTAKEMVDYYEELVEKYPIISIEDGLDEEDWEGWKELTDRLGHKIQIVGDDLFVTNTQRLKKGIDGKIANSILIKLNQIGTITETLDAIEMAKRAGYTNVISHRSGETEDSFIADVAVATNAGQIKTGAPARTDRVAKYNQLLRIEHQLKGRGKYRGEETFYNIK